A portion of the Streptomyces erythrochromogenes genome contains these proteins:
- a CDS encoding ATP-binding protein: protein MLCGRLVLTRRELARSMAELRAAQEHQRELRARASAAPWTDCATWSPCCAPRATPTRNSPCTPRPSPCSTACTRPVRPSSSRSAAPGTVLEATGINTPARQPALGLPSARHGLLGLGERAEHLDGSLSHGPTPTGGYRLHLRLPGRRLGEQAEAEAELRPLGGFAAGATGERS, encoded by the coding sequence GTGCTCTGCGGCCGGCTCGTGCTGACCCGTCGCGAGCTCGCCCGGAGCATGGCCGAACTGCGGGCGGCGCAGGAGCACCAGCGCGAGCTCCGCGCCCGGGCGAGCGCCGCCCCCTGGACGGACTGCGCCACATGGTCGCCGTGCTGCGCGCCCCGGGCGACCCCGACGCGGAACTCGCCCTGCACCCCGCGCCCCTCGCCCTGCTCGACCGCCTGCACGCGCCCGGTTCGACCGTCGTCGTCGAGGTCCGCCGCCCCCGGGACCGTCCTCGAGGCGACGGGCATCAACACCCCCGCCCGGCAACCCGCCCTGGGGCTGCCCAGTGCCCGGCACGGCCTGCTCGGCCTGGGGGAACGAGCCGAACACCTGGACGGCAGCCTCTCCCACGGCCCCACCCCGACCGGCGGCTACCGGCTGCACCTCCGGCTCCCCGGCCGCCGCCTCGGGGAGCAGGCCGAAGCCGAAGCCGAACTCCGGCCTCTCGGCGGGTTCGCCGCCGGGGCGACGGGTGAGAGATCATGA
- a CDS encoding GlxA family transcriptional regulator: protein MTPRPPPKSPAPHRVVALLQPPQSAFPLACASEVFGDHGPAVPARYAFEVCTELPGPVRTEAGYDMLVTTGLDALERADTVLVPGRRQPACTEVPSAVVSAVRRAHARGARVVGLCSGAFVLAAAGLLDGRRAATHWAQAAELSARFPRVRVDPAVLYVDHGDVATSAGSAAGVDLCLHLVRVDQGAAYAMRIARQMVMPPHREGCQLQYAELPASGPVTDSLAPLLEWLDGRLDRPVSVAEMAARSQVSARTLTRRFTEQLGISPGRWLLDRRIAATRALLEETDLPVETIARRVGLSSAVNLRRRFHEALRTTPAAYRRTFRADRAVG from the coding sequence ATGACGCCGCGTCCGCCGCCGAAATCCCCTGCGCCGCACCGGGTCGTGGCCCTGCTGCAGCCCCCGCAGTCCGCGTTCCCCCTGGCCTGCGCGAGCGAGGTGTTCGGCGACCACGGCCCGGCGGTCCCCGCCCGCTACGCGTTCGAGGTCTGTACCGAGCTTCCCGGTCCGGTGCGGACCGAGGCCGGCTACGACATGCTGGTCACGACCGGCCTGGACGCGTTGGAGCGCGCCGACACCGTCCTGGTCCCCGGCCGGCGGCAGCCGGCCTGCACGGAGGTGCCGTCGGCGGTGGTCTCGGCGGTCCGCCGGGCGCATGCGCGCGGCGCGCGGGTCGTCGGCCTCTGCTCGGGCGCCTTCGTGCTCGCCGCCGCGGGACTGCTGGACGGCCGGCGGGCAGCCACCCACTGGGCCCAGGCCGCCGAACTGTCCGCCCGGTTCCCGCGGGTCCGCGTCGACCCCGCCGTGCTCTACGTCGACCACGGCGACGTCGCCACCAGCGCCGGGTCCGCAGCCGGTGTGGACCTCTGCCTGCACCTGGTGAGGGTCGATCAGGGCGCCGCGTACGCGATGCGGATCGCCCGTCAGATGGTGATGCCGCCGCACCGCGAGGGCTGCCAGCTGCAGTACGCCGAGCTGCCCGCCTCCGGCCCGGTCACCGATTCGCTGGCACCGCTGCTGGAGTGGCTGGACGGGCGGCTGGACCGACCCGTCAGCGTCGCCGAGATGGCGGCCCGCTCGCAGGTATCGGCCCGCACGCTGACCCGGCGCTTCACCGAGCAGCTGGGCATCAGTCCCGGACGGTGGCTGCTGGACCGGCGGATCGCCGCCACCCGGGCGCTGTTGGAGGAGACCGACCTGCCCGTGGAGACCATCGCGCGGCGGGTCGGTCTCTCCTCTGCCGTCAACCTGCGACGGCGCTTCCACGAGGCCCTGCGCACGACGCCGGCCGCGTACCGGCGCACGTTCCGTGCGGACAGGGCCGTCGGGTAG
- a CDS encoding sensor histidine kinase, producing the protein MRRRPGLSARLKLALSYAGFLFVAGALLLAVVWWFLLRYVPDNSQGLLGISPNRYLLVRTFAPAAAVAMAFLLVFGLLGGWVLAGRMLRPLTLITDAARTAGRGSLSHRIHMEGRQDEFRELSDAFDSMLDRLESHVAEQQRFAANASHELRTPLAISRTLLDVARKDPGQDRGELIERLYAVNTRAIDLTEALLLLSRGDRGNFTRESVDLSLVAEEAAETLLPLAEERRTTLDVTGGAARTSGSAELLLRMVTNLVQNAVVHNLSAGGTVTVHTQAYGGTIVLRVENTGRVLPADLVPTLTEPFRRGTERVRTDEHAGVGLGLAIVHSIVRAHDGTLDLAPRPAGGLVATVRLPAAP; encoded by the coding sequence ATGCGTAGGCGTCCGGGGCTCAGCGCCCGGCTGAAGCTCGCCCTCAGCTATGCCGGGTTCCTCTTCGTGGCCGGAGCCCTGCTGCTGGCCGTGGTGTGGTGGTTCCTGCTGCGCTACGTACCCGACAACTCGCAGGGCCTTCTCGGGATCTCGCCCAACCGCTACCTCCTCGTGCGCACCTTCGCCCCCGCAGCGGCCGTGGCGATGGCCTTCCTGCTCGTGTTCGGCCTCCTGGGCGGATGGGTCCTCGCCGGCCGGATGCTCAGACCCCTCACGCTGATCACGGATGCGGCGCGTACGGCCGGGCGGGGCTCGCTGTCCCACCGGATCCACATGGAGGGCCGCCAGGACGAGTTCCGTGAACTCTCCGACGCGTTCGACTCGATGCTCGACCGGTTGGAGTCCCACGTCGCCGAGCAGCAGCGGTTCGCCGCGAACGCCTCCCACGAACTGCGCACCCCACTAGCGATCTCGCGGACGCTCCTGGACGTCGCCCGCAAGGACCCCGGGCAGGACCGCGGCGAGCTGATCGAGCGCCTGTACGCCGTGAACACGCGGGCGATCGACCTCACCGAGGCGCTCCTGCTGCTCTCCCGCGGCGACCGCGGGAACTTCACCCGCGAGAGCGTCGACCTCTCCCTGGTCGCCGAAGAGGCCGCCGAGACGCTGCTCCCCCTCGCGGAGGAGCGCCGGACCACCCTCGACGTGACCGGCGGCGCGGCCCGGACCAGCGGCTCCGCGGAGCTGCTGCTGCGGATGGTGACGAACCTCGTCCAGAACGCCGTCGTCCACAACCTCTCCGCCGGCGGGACCGTGACCGTCCACACGCAGGCGTACGGCGGCACGATCGTGCTGCGCGTCGAGAACACGGGCCGTGTGCTCCCCGCGGACCTGGTGCCGACCCTCACCGAGCCCTTCCGGCGCGGAACGGAACGCGTACGCACCGACGAGCACGCCGGCGTCGGCCTCGGTCTGGCCATCGTCCACAGCATCGTCCGCGCCCACGACGGCACCCTCGACCTCGCCCCGCGCCCCGCCGGCGGCCTCGTCGCCACGGTCCGGCTCCCCGCCGCGCCCTAG
- a CDS encoding PPOX class F420-dependent oxidoreductase translates to MSAALSDDLKRVIDDSPMFATVATIQPDGSPQLSVTWLMRDGDDLLISTTEGRRKEQNLRRDPRITVMINPPDAPYTYAEVRGTAELTTEGGQELINELSRKYTGKDYRDFNPASVDDAPRVVVRVVPRKVVGSI, encoded by the coding sequence GTGTCTGCTGCACTCTCCGATGATCTGAAGCGGGTCATCGACGATTCCCCCATGTTCGCGACGGTGGCGACCATCCAGCCCGACGGCAGCCCGCAACTGTCCGTGACCTGGCTCATGCGCGACGGCGACGACCTGCTCATCTCCACGACGGAGGGCCGCAGGAAGGAACAGAACCTGCGCCGTGACCCGCGCATCACCGTGATGATCAACCCGCCGGACGCGCCGTACACCTACGCCGAGGTGCGGGGTACCGCCGAGCTGACCACGGAGGGCGGGCAGGAGCTGATCAACGAGCTCTCGCGCAAGTACACGGGCAAGGACTACCGGGACTTCAACCCCGCCTCCGTCGACGACGCCCCGCGCGTCGTGGTCCGGGTCGTTCCCCGCAAGGTCGTCGGCTCGATCTAG
- a CDS encoding VanZ family protein, whose translation MNHDASLPPPPRRTGGILLLGLAVVGLAGVAFILRKPLMMSAPTCMAGRWHGCYDTFNGVVLMTLVTLPLAVLVAWVLARRRRAAGVPSAWRLSLAEVGMVHGTVPWVWMILMPGAGAGVVPGRVSLVPLRDLVTMGPLGIVGNLLVFASLGLFAPMRFAALASVPRVLALGAGCSALVESAQYVLWLDRVSSVDDVLVNAAGAALAAAASRRWWRTAERAPSDGPRPALASAG comes from the coding sequence ATGAACCACGACGCATCCCTGCCGCCACCGCCCCGCCGTACGGGCGGGATCCTGCTCCTCGGCCTGGCGGTCGTCGGCTTGGCGGGTGTTGCCTTCATCCTGCGGAAGCCCCTCATGATGTCCGCGCCGACGTGCATGGCCGGGCGGTGGCACGGCTGCTACGACACGTTCAACGGTGTGGTGCTCATGACGCTGGTCACGCTGCCGTTGGCGGTGCTGGTGGCGTGGGTCCTGGCGCGCCGTCGCCGTGCCGCGGGCGTCCCGTCGGCGTGGCGGCTGTCGCTGGCCGAGGTGGGCATGGTGCACGGGACGGTGCCGTGGGTGTGGATGATCCTGATGCCGGGCGCCGGGGCCGGTGTCGTTCCGGGCCGGGTGAGCCTCGTACCGTTGCGGGATCTGGTCACGATGGGGCCGCTCGGGATCGTGGGCAACCTGCTGGTCTTCGCGTCGCTGGGGCTCTTCGCCCCGATGCGGTTCGCGGCACTGGCGTCCGTGCCGCGGGTCCTGGCGCTCGGGGCGGGCTGTTCGGCCCTGGTGGAGAGCGCACAGTACGTGCTTTGGCTGGACCGGGTGTCGTCGGTGGACGACGTACTGGTCAACGCCGCCGGTGCCGCGCTGGCCGCGGCGGCGTCGCGCCGCTGGTGGCGCACGGCGGAACGGGCGCCGTCGGACGGGCCGCGACCCGCACTGGCGTCGGCGGGCTGA
- a CDS encoding response regulator transcription factor, with protein MRVLIVEDEPYLAEAVRDGLRLEAIAADIAGDGDTALELLSVNSYDLAVLDRDIPGPSGDEVARRIVASGSGIPILMLTAADRIDDKASGFGLGADDYLTKPFELRELVLRLRALDRRRAYARPPVREIAGLRVDPFRREVFRDGRYVALTRKQFAVLEVLVAAEGGVVSAEELLERAWDENVDPLTNAVRITVSALRKRLGEPWIIATVPGVGYRIDTGTGPAVPGSAHA; from the coding sequence ATGCGCGTTTTGATCGTGGAGGACGAGCCCTACCTGGCCGAGGCGGTCCGTGACGGTCTGCGGCTGGAGGCGATCGCCGCCGACATCGCCGGCGACGGTGACACCGCCCTCGAACTGCTCAGCGTCAACTCCTACGACCTCGCGGTCCTCGACCGCGACATCCCCGGCCCCTCCGGTGACGAGGTCGCCCGTCGCATCGTCGCCTCCGGCAGCGGTATCCCGATCCTCATGCTGACCGCTGCCGACCGGATCGACGACAAGGCTTCCGGGTTCGGGCTGGGCGCCGACGACTACCTGACGAAACCGTTCGAGCTGCGGGAGCTGGTCCTGCGGCTGCGGGCGCTCGACCGCAGGCGCGCGTACGCCCGGCCCCCGGTCCGCGAGATCGCGGGCCTGCGGGTCGATCCCTTCCGGCGGGAGGTGTTCCGCGACGGGCGCTACGTCGCACTCACCCGCAAGCAGTTCGCCGTGCTGGAAGTCCTCGTGGCCGCCGAGGGCGGGGTCGTCAGCGCGGAGGAGCTGCTGGAACGGGCCTGGGACGAGAACGTCGACCCGCTCACCAACGCGGTGCGCATCACCGTGTCCGCGCTGCGCAAGCGGCTCGGCGAACCGTGGATCATCGCGACGGTGCCCGGAGTCGGCTACCGCATCGATACCGGTACGGGCCCTGCGGTCCCCGGCAGCGCGCATGCGTAG
- a CDS encoding zinc ribbon domain-containing protein, which yields MREAEFVTVAGLVAAVAQGESGALWRLEGADRQLDANLVRHLPGTGGAAYVEDEVDVMLVVVGGGGTLTSDGTTSRLAPGFIGLLPRGTSRALLAGPEGLLVLTVHHRRRGMSIGRTTPAVAPEPCALHLVCGRCHRHAIEADARYCSGCGTALTDRPEGR from the coding sequence GTGCGGGAGGCGGAGTTCGTAACGGTCGCGGGGCTGGTCGCGGCGGTGGCGCAAGGGGAGAGCGGCGCGCTGTGGCGCCTGGAGGGTGCCGACCGGCAGTTGGACGCCAACCTGGTGCGCCACCTGCCCGGGACCGGCGGGGCGGCGTACGTCGAGGACGAGGTCGACGTGATGCTGGTCGTCGTCGGGGGCGGCGGCACCCTCACCTCGGACGGCACCACGTCCCGGCTGGCTCCCGGATTCATCGGACTGCTGCCGCGCGGCACGTCCCGGGCACTGCTGGCCGGCCCCGAGGGGCTGCTCGTGCTGACCGTGCACCACAGGCGCCGCGGGATGAGCATCGGACGGACCACCCCTGCCGTCGCGCCCGAGCCGTGCGCGCTGCACCTGGTGTGCGGCCGGTGCCACCGGCACGCGATCGAGGCGGACGCCCGCTACTGCAGCGGCTGCGGCACGGCGCTGACGGACCGCCCCGAGGGCCGGTAG
- a CDS encoding eCIS core domain-containing protein has protein sequence MSPKHPRPTQKTDDQLLQTGRRTAAPQQEAAAPVGLMGLQASAGNAAVVQMLRRAGHGRDQEQHQHTDGCGHQQSEQHAVQRSAVHDVLRAPGRPMDAATRSDMEARLGADFSDVRIHDNGAAKASAAEVGARAYTSGSHVVIGAGGSDKHTLAHELTHVIQQRQGPVAGTDNGSGLKVSDPSDRFEREAEANASRVMAPGHQAATADVQRQAAPSAASGSHHAVQRVANPQDLLTVEHWEDKAGVGGSSSSAAKAKSAQIAASKKSMKGFKASKPPRRIDEIITTIGPRLLADLARMPEDSGRMELYRSMSFDEAHSALTYWGDAAARTEMTEYIAGGAGTAKEFRQNGYSGMTIGAHLGDQGQADAYHAFQGDSYAVQLKFTLKPGAHELLFNQDHMALGPGYKNDLIRKANGGGYQNANANEGTLGGYIGVKAEDNEPYSLGIAQGANGKNGRELGASQLLFQLFVENVELVKNRSGQELPGAAAQQEMAA, from the coding sequence GTGAGTCCCAAGCACCCCCGCCCGACGCAGAAGACCGACGACCAGTTGCTGCAGACCGGCCGCCGTACCGCGGCACCGCAGCAGGAAGCCGCGGCGCCCGTGGGGCTGATGGGGCTCCAGGCGAGTGCGGGCAACGCCGCGGTCGTACAGATGCTCCGGCGGGCCGGTCACGGGCGGGACCAGGAGCAGCACCAGCACACGGACGGGTGCGGACACCAGCAGTCCGAGCAGCACGCTGTGCAGCGGTCCGCCGTTCACGACGTCCTGCGCGCCCCCGGACGCCCCATGGACGCCGCCACCCGCAGCGACATGGAAGCCCGCCTCGGTGCGGACTTCTCCGACGTCCGCATCCATGACAACGGCGCCGCCAAGGCCTCCGCCGCCGAGGTGGGGGCCCGCGCCTACACCTCCGGCAGCCATGTCGTCATCGGCGCCGGCGGCAGCGACAAGCACACCCTCGCCCACGAACTCACCCACGTCATCCAGCAGCGCCAGGGACCGGTCGCGGGTACCGACAACGGATCGGGGCTGAAGGTCTCCGACCCGTCGGACCGGTTCGAGCGGGAGGCGGAGGCGAACGCCAGCCGGGTCATGGCACCCGGCCACCAGGCCGCCACCGCGGACGTGCAGCGCCAGGCGGCACCGTCGGCCGCGTCCGGTTCCCATCACGCCGTGCAGCGTGTCGCGAACCCGCAGGACCTGTTGACGGTCGAGCACTGGGAGGACAAGGCAGGAGTGGGCGGGTCCAGCAGCTCGGCAGCCAAGGCCAAGTCCGCACAGATCGCCGCTTCCAAGAAGAGCATGAAGGGCTTCAAAGCCAGCAAGCCTCCGCGCAGGATCGATGAAATCATCACGACCATCGGCCCCCGGCTCCTGGCCGATCTGGCGCGAATGCCGGAGGACTCCGGGCGGATGGAGCTGTACCGCTCCATGAGTTTCGACGAGGCTCACAGCGCCCTCACCTACTGGGGCGACGCAGCCGCACGGACCGAGATGACGGAGTACATAGCGGGCGGAGCGGGCACGGCGAAGGAGTTCAGGCAGAACGGGTACTCCGGCATGACGATCGGGGCCCACCTCGGGGACCAGGGCCAGGCCGATGCGTACCACGCCTTCCAGGGTGATTCCTACGCGGTCCAGCTGAAGTTCACCCTGAAACCCGGCGCCCACGAACTCCTTTTCAACCAGGACCACATGGCACTCGGACCGGGCTACAAGAACGACCTGATCCGCAAGGCGAACGGCGGCGGCTACCAGAACGCGAACGCGAACGAGGGCACGCTGGGTGGGTACATCGGCGTGAAGGCCGAGGACAACGAACCGTACAGTCTGGGCATCGCACAGGGTGCCAACGGCAAGAACGGCCGTGAGCTCGGCGCGAGTCAGCTGCTCTTCCAGCTGTTCGTCGAGAACGTCGAACTCGTCAAGAACAGGTCCGGGCAGGAACTGCCCGGCGCGGCCGCCCAGCAGGAAATGGCAGCTTAG
- a CDS encoding VOC family protein, translating to MTTTTHTAAHTSPASLASVTLEVADLEAARRFYGAFGVEAYVRLRASDAHSTGFRGFTLGLTVSGPATVDGFVAAAVDAGAAVLKPAAKSLWGYGGVVQAPDGTIWKIATSARKDTGPATREIDEVVLLIGVEDVKATRQFYVGRGLTVAKSFGGKYAEFAAGESGPVKLALYKRRALAKDLGVPADGTGSHRIVLGGTPDAFTDPDGFAWEAPEPPAPAQS from the coding sequence ATGACAACCACCACGCACACCGCGGCCCACACGTCCCCCGCCTCCCTCGCGTCCGTCACCCTCGAAGTGGCCGACCTGGAGGCCGCCCGCCGCTTCTACGGCGCCTTCGGCGTCGAGGCGTACGTACGCCTGCGGGCCTCCGACGCGCACTCCACCGGATTCCGCGGATTCACCCTGGGGCTCACCGTGTCCGGCCCCGCCACCGTCGACGGCTTCGTCGCGGCCGCGGTGGACGCCGGCGCCGCGGTGCTGAAGCCCGCCGCGAAGTCCCTGTGGGGCTACGGCGGCGTCGTCCAGGCCCCCGACGGGACGATCTGGAAGATCGCCACCTCGGCGAGGAAGGACACCGGTCCCGCCACCCGCGAGATCGACGAGGTCGTCCTGCTGATCGGCGTCGAGGACGTCAAGGCCACCCGGCAGTTCTACGTCGGGCGCGGCCTGACCGTGGCCAAGAGCTTCGGCGGCAAGTACGCCGAGTTCGCAGCCGGCGAGTCCGGCCCCGTCAAGCTGGCGCTGTACAAGCGCCGCGCCCTGGCCAAGGACCTCGGCGTCCCCGCCGACGGCACGGGCTCGCACCGCATCGTCCTCGGCGGCACTCCCGACGCCTTCACCGACCCGGACGGGTTCGCCTGGGAGGCCCCCGAGCCGCCCGCCCCGGCGCAGTCCTGA
- a CDS encoding GNAT family N-acetyltransferase, with translation MTTDLPAEYEISADSARIDAALVHRWLSQDAYWARDRSREKQDRAIAGSLNFGVYERASGQQVGYARVVTDKADFAWLCDVYISPQVRGKGIGTALVTAVRDHLAPYNLRRILLATADAHEIYAKIGFAPLEAPERWMALGRQ, from the coding sequence ATGACCACTGATCTTCCCGCTGAATACGAGATATCCGCCGACTCCGCCAGGATCGATGCCGCCCTGGTCCACCGATGGCTGTCGCAGGACGCTTACTGGGCCCGTGACCGGTCCCGGGAGAAGCAGGACCGGGCCATCGCCGGTTCCCTGAACTTCGGCGTCTACGAGCGGGCCTCCGGTCAGCAGGTCGGCTATGCCCGCGTCGTGACCGACAAGGCCGACTTCGCCTGGCTCTGCGACGTGTACATCTCCCCGCAGGTGCGCGGCAAGGGAATCGGAACCGCGCTCGTGACCGCGGTGCGCGACCACCTCGCCCCGTACAACCTGCGCCGCATCCTGCTGGCCACCGCGGACGCGCACGAGATCTACGCCAAGATCGGCTTCGCCCCGCTGGAGGCGCCCGAGCGGTGGATGGCGCTGGGCCGGCAGTGA
- a CDS encoding S41 family peptidase gives MTTGRRKRWALLSVSVALAAGLVTATGGSTPAAARVGDRTAEAAPLAPSPQPTDDMSAAAELYLTHVLDLLQDKSLDKNEVDWPEVRRQAFAKAAGAKTTADTYDAIDLAVKALDNPHTAFMRPEQAGEFRPSPEVEVPGLGAPPPVPSGRIVGQEIGYVSLPTTDKIPGYARAGARLVRTLDASRPCGWIVDLRADGGGAVWPKLDVLAPLLGDGHLGAFVDADGNKGAWALNKGQLSIGGEVIPKDLPPSIETGENGIEDYVTHNAYVLKRPAPPVAILTGPETASAGEAALIAFRGRPESRSFGLPTAGLATGNTAYPLNDGALLLLTEAADMDRTGRRYVNTPIAPDVRVAFTDSDMVRGTGDPVIDAARKWLESRPACRQ, from the coding sequence GTGACCACGGGCAGGCGAAAGCGTTGGGCACTGCTGTCCGTCTCGGTGGCGCTGGCAGCAGGGCTCGTGACGGCCACGGGCGGCAGTACACCGGCCGCCGCGCGCGTCGGCGACCGGACAGCCGAAGCGGCGCCCCTCGCCCCGTCACCGCAGCCCACCGATGACATGTCCGCAGCCGCCGAGCTGTACCTGACCCACGTCCTGGACCTGCTCCAGGACAAGTCGCTGGACAAGAACGAGGTCGACTGGCCCGAAGTGCGGCGCCAGGCGTTCGCCAAGGCCGCCGGGGCCAAGACCACCGCCGACACCTACGACGCGATCGACCTCGCCGTCAAAGCCCTCGACAACCCGCACACCGCCTTCATGAGGCCGGAACAGGCCGGAGAGTTCAGACCGTCCCCCGAGGTGGAGGTACCCGGCCTCGGCGCACCGCCGCCGGTACCCAGCGGCCGCATCGTCGGACAGGAGATCGGCTACGTGTCGCTCCCGACCACCGACAAGATCCCGGGCTACGCCCGGGCCGGCGCCCGGCTGGTCCGCACGCTCGACGCCTCCCGGCCCTGCGGATGGATCGTCGACCTGCGGGCGGACGGTGGAGGAGCCGTCTGGCCCAAACTCGACGTCCTGGCGCCGTTGCTGGGCGACGGGCACCTCGGCGCCTTCGTGGACGCAGACGGCAACAAGGGCGCATGGGCGCTGAACAAAGGGCAGCTGTCCATCGGCGGCGAGGTCATCCCCAAGGACCTCCCCCCGAGCATCGAAACGGGCGAGAACGGCATCGAAGACTACGTGACGCACAACGCCTACGTTCTGAAACGGCCCGCGCCGCCGGTCGCGATCCTCACGGGACCCGAAACGGCGAGCGCCGGCGAGGCCGCCCTGATCGCCTTCCGCGGCCGGCCGGAGAGCCGGAGCTTCGGACTGCCCACGGCCGGGCTGGCGACGGGAAACACGGCCTACCCGCTCAACGACGGCGCGCTCCTCCTCCTCACCGAAGCGGCCGACATGGACCGGACCGGGCGCAGGTACGTCAACACCCCCATCGCCCCCGACGTCCGCGTGGCCTTCACCGACAGCGACATGGTCCGAGGCACCGGTGACCCGGTCATCGACGCCGCTCGGAAGTGGCTGGAGTCCCGGCCCGCCTGCCGCCAGTGA
- a CDS encoding MFS transporter yields the protein MTTTQTPHGRPAPADPQAVQLPLWDRRFTLYFTARAVSLLGDAMMPVAVALAVGALYGISGVGLVLGVWTGTFVLLALFGGVFADRFGARRMMIGADLVRVLTQGVLAAAFFTGKPPFWLLVTMAALAGAAVAMFLPGVNGMVPLVAREPQRANATLKVADALAHLLGPALAGLLITLTSAGTVYAIDAGTFLLSALCLALIRFDPAATPSHTPAAADSRTRTGRSLRRELHQGWREFRARTWMWAVILIWMGYGVLVFGPLVPLGSALVGVRLGPDAYGLAVSFLGAGTVLGGLLALRLRPVRPLAAGTVAMALYTALPLCIALGAGLPVLLAGHALGGAAIAFWSVMWATSVQTHTPSAVLNRVTAYEQAGSVSGIALGQMLAGPATALASPDRLLWVSAGACLLGCATLFAIPAIRTLHRAVATVHPPVAGPPPRA from the coding sequence GTGACCACGACACAGACACCGCACGGCCGCCCCGCCCCGGCCGACCCGCAGGCCGTCCAGCTCCCCTTGTGGGACCGACGGTTCACGCTCTACTTCACCGCCCGCGCGGTCTCGCTCCTCGGCGACGCGATGATGCCGGTGGCCGTCGCCCTCGCTGTCGGTGCGCTGTACGGGATTTCAGGTGTCGGCCTCGTCCTCGGCGTCTGGACCGGGACGTTCGTCCTCCTGGCGCTCTTCGGCGGTGTGTTCGCCGACCGGTTCGGCGCACGCCGGATGATGATCGGGGCGGACCTCGTCCGCGTGCTCACCCAAGGGGTGCTGGCCGCCGCCTTCTTCACCGGGAAGCCGCCGTTCTGGCTGCTGGTGACCATGGCGGCGCTGGCCGGTGCGGCCGTCGCGATGTTCCTGCCGGGCGTGAACGGGATGGTCCCTCTCGTCGCCCGCGAGCCGCAGCGGGCCAACGCCACGCTCAAGGTGGCCGACGCGCTCGCCCACCTGCTCGGCCCGGCCCTGGCGGGCCTGCTGATCACCCTGACCAGCGCCGGAACCGTCTACGCGATCGATGCCGGCACCTTCCTGCTCAGCGCCCTGTGCCTGGCGCTCATCCGGTTCGACCCCGCGGCCACGCCCTCGCACACCCCGGCCGCCGCCGACTCCCGCACCCGCACGGGCCGTTCGCTCCGCCGCGAACTGCACCAGGGATGGCGGGAGTTCCGCGCCCGCACCTGGATGTGGGCGGTGATCCTGATCTGGATGGGCTACGGCGTCCTGGTCTTCGGCCCGCTCGTCCCGCTCGGCTCGGCGCTGGTCGGCGTCCGCCTCGGCCCGGACGCGTACGGCCTGGCGGTCTCCTTCCTCGGCGCCGGGACGGTACTCGGCGGACTGCTGGCGTTGCGGCTGCGCCCGGTCCGGCCACTGGCCGCCGGTACGGTGGCGATGGCGCTGTACACCGCCCTGCCCCTCTGCATCGCGCTGGGTGCCGGCCTGCCGGTGCTGCTCGCGGGCCACGCCCTCGGCGGCGCGGCCATCGCGTTCTGGTCGGTGATGTGGGCGACCAGCGTGCAGACCCACACCCCGTCCGCGGTCCTCAACCGGGTCACCGCGTACGAACAGGCGGGCTCGGTGTCCGGGATCGCACTCGGCCAGATGCTGGCGGGACCGGCCACCGCACTGGCCTCCCCGGACCGGCTGCTGTGGGTGTCGGCGGGCGCCTGCCTGCTGGGCTGCGCCACGCTCTTCGCGATCCCGGCGATCCGCACCCTGCACCGGGCCGTTGCCACGGTGCACCCTCCGGTTGCCGGGCCGCCCCCACGAGCGTGA